From Triticum urartu cultivar G1812 chromosome 2, Tu2.1, whole genome shotgun sequence, a single genomic window includes:
- the LOC125538891 gene encoding protein WHAT'S THIS FACTOR 1 homolog, chloroplastic produces the protein MLLRAAAAAAHRLRFIPPARRISSLKVPWRRDAVLDASIDRDRRFHQASRLVREVLLSPGRRLLLRYLSKRRQRIRLPVHVATFLRRYPTLLSVSPPPDPVASPSPQLASFLEFASRLQAAHSPLLAARLAKLLMMSSTRALPVAKIAAAKRVFGLPDDFLVSLVPRHPDLFRLVGDPGPDASGDAFLELASWDDRLAKSAIELRADREADVVGIRPRPNFTVKLPKGFYLKKEMREWVRDWLDLPYVSPYADTFGLHPASPEAEKRLIGVLHEVLSLSVERRMAVPIIGKFCDEFRLSNAFSNAFTRHPGIFYVSLKGGIKTVILREAYDENGELVDRDPMIELKERFVAIMDEGHKKYLEELRRRNEMLQKERANAIHRGAKVDTNIEERDMEGSEEDEVYDYAQVESEGREPL, from the coding sequence ATGCTCCTCCGGgcggcggccgccgccgcccaccgcctCCGCTTCATTCCCCCGGCCCGCCGCATATCTTCCTTGAAGGTCCCGTGGCGCCGGGACGCGGTCCTGGACGCGTCCATCGACCGCGACCGACGCTTCCACCAAGCGTCCCGCCTCGTCCGCGAGGTGCTCCTCTCccccggccgccgcctcctcctccgctaCCTTTCCAAGCGCCGCCAGCGCATCCGCCTCCCGGTCCACGTCGCAACCTTCCTCCGCCGGTACCCCACGCTCCTCTCCGTTTCCCCTCCCCCCGACCCCGTCGCCTCCCCGTCCCCGCAGCTCGCCTCCTTCCTCGAATTCGCATCCCGCCTCCAGGCCGCCCACTCCCCGCTCCTCGCCGCCAGGCTCGCCAAGCTCCTCATGATGTCCTCCACGCGCGCGCTGCCGGTCGCAAAGATTGCTGCTGCCAAGCGCGTCTTCGGCCTCCCGGACGACTTCTTGGTCTCGCTGGTCCCGAGGCACCCCGATCTCTTCCGCCTCGTCGGCGACCCAGGGCCGGACGCGTCCGGCGACGCGTTCCTGGAGCTCGCCTCCTGGGACGACCGACTCGCGAAGTCCGCGATTGAATTGAGGGCGGACAGGGAGGCCGATGTTGTTGGCATACGGCCGAGGCCCAACTTTACAGTCAAATTGCCAAAGGGGTTCTACCTCAAGAAGGAGATGAGGGAGTGGGTGAGGGATTGGCTTGATCTGCCGTATGTGTCACCATATGCCGACACTTTCGGGCTTCACCCGGCATCACCAGAGGCAGAGAAGAGGTTGATTGGTGTTTTACATGAGGTATTGTCCTTGTCAGTTGAAAGGAGGATGGCGGTGCCAATCATAGGGAAGTTCTGTGATGAGTTTAGGCTATCGAATGCGTTCTCTAACGCGTTCACGAGACACCCGGGGATATTCTATGTTTCATTGAAGGGTGGCATTAAGACGGTGATATTGAGGGAGGCGTATGACGAAAATGGAGAGCTTGTGGATAGGGATCCTATGATTGAGCTGAAGGAGAGGTTCGTGGCAATCATGGATGAGGGCCATAAGAAGTATTTggaggagttgaggaggaggaaTGAGATGCTGCAGAAAGAGAGGGCAAATGCAATTCACAGGGGTGCCAAAGTTGACACAAATATTGAGGAAAGAGATATGGAGGGGTCAGAGGAAGATGAAGTATATGATTATGCACAAGTAGAATCAGAAGGAAGAGAGCCATTGTAA
- the LOC125538890 gene encoding protein TOO MANY MOUTHS, translating to MASPLLLLLSALTLAVVVAAPCRGEFTVVVPDAGALVDAPQPGFSDRARTDPAEQRAVLEVMAATGNGWASGIADVCRGRWHGIECVPDRADVYHVVSLSFGALSDDTAFPACDPARAALSPAVLALPHLRSLFFYRCFSANPQPVPAFLGRLGPAFRSLVLRQNGLVGPIPPEIGSLSGLRVLDLHGNHLSDAIPATVQSLGRLQLLDLSYNRLAGQVPNLRFQQLSILDLSHNALQGRVPASLGQCRSLLKIDLSQNRLAGTIPDALGDLPDLILLDLSHNALSGPIPAAIGRLSTLRSLILGDNPMQSSTVPGDFFTGLKALTTLVLSGMGLGGSLPESIGGLSQLRVLRLDGNGFTGVIPASFRWLEKASELRVDGNRLVGPIPFGKQMMWRLGKKLRVGGNEGLCYDAKQEGLEGAMALAGVADCGSVGSGTTTQHLSWESSGGATATANVTSSAADSNSGRGGGHFFLVVLVCLQLALL from the coding sequence ATGGCttcgccgctgctgctgctgctgtccgCGCTGACGCTGGCCGTCGTGGTGGCGGCGCCGTGCCGGGGCGAGTTCACGGTGGTGGTGCCGGACGCGGGGGCGCTGGTGGACGCGCCGCAGCCGGGGTTCTCGGACCGGGCGCGCACCGACCCGGCGGAGCAGCGCGCCGTGCTGGAGGTCATGGCGGCGACGGGCAACGGCTGGGCGTCGGGCATCGCGGACGTGTGCCGCGGCCGGTGGCACGGCATCGAGTGCGTGCCCGACCGCGCCGACGTCTACCAcgtcgtctccctctccttcggCGCGCTCTCCGACGACACCGCCTTCCCGGCCTGCGACCCCGCGCGCGCCGCGCTCTCCCCCGCCGTGCTCGCGCTCCCGCACCTCCGCTCCCTCTTCTTCTACCGCTGCTTCAGCGCCAACCCGCAGCCCGTCCCGGCCTTCCTCGGCCGCCTCGGCCCCGCCTTCCGCTCCCTCGTGCTGCGCCAGAACGGCCTCGTCGGCCCCATACCGCCCGAGATCGGGAGCCTCTCCGGCCTGCGCGTGCTCGACCTCCACGGCAACCATCTCTCCGACGCCATCCCGGCCACCGTCCAGTCCTTGGGCCGCCTCCAGCTGCTCGATCTCAGCTACAACCGGCTCGCCGGCCAGGTGCCGAACCTCAGGTTCCAGCAGCTCAGCATCCTGGACCTCAGCCACAACGCGCTGCAGGGCCGCGTCCCGGCGAGCCTCGGGCAATGCCGGTCTCTGCTGAAGATCGACCTCAGCCAGAACCGCCTCGCCGGCACGATTCCGGACGCTCTCGGCGACCTGCCCGACCTCATACTGCTCGACCTCAGCCACAACGCGCTGTCCGGCCCGATCCCGGCGGCGATCGGCAGGCTGTCGACGCTGCGCTCGCTCATCCTCGGCGACAACCCGATGCAGTCCTCGACGGTCCCCGGCGACTTCTTCACGGGGCTCAAGGCGCTGACCACGCTGGTCCTCTCGGGCATGGGGCTGGGAGGGTCGCTGCCGGAGTCCATCGGGGGCCTGAGCCAGCTCCGCGTGCTGCGCCTGGACGGCAACGGGTTCACCGGCGTGATACCGGCGAGCTTCCGGTGGCTGGAGAAGGCGAGCGAGCTCCGCGTGGACGGCAACCGGCTCGTGGGGCCGATCCCGTTCGGCAAGCAGATGATGTGGAGGCTGGGCAAGAAGCTGCGCGTCGGCGGCAACGAGGGGCTCTGCTACGACGCCAAGCAGGAAGGGCTGGAGGGCGCCATGGCGCTGGCCGGCGTCGCGGACTGCGGCAGCGTGGGGAGCGGCACCACGACGCAGCACTTGAGCTGGGAGAGTAGTGGCGGTGCGACGGCGACGGCGAACGTGACGTCGTCAGCCGCAGATTCAAACTCTGGCCGGGGTGGCGGCCACTTTTTCTTGGTCGTTTTGGTGTGTTTGCAGCTTGCATTGTTGTAG